From the Motacilla alba alba isolate MOTALB_02 chromosome 1, Motacilla_alba_V1.0_pri, whole genome shotgun sequence genome, the window CCCAGAAATCCCTAGAAAGGGCTCCTGAGGACACTGGCACCATTACAAGCCAGCTATAATTCAGTAAACAGAGCGATGAAGAAACCATTATCCTGACTGCAGTTCACCTCTGGCATCCAGGTTGCATAATTCACATGTACTTCATTCTATGCTCCCTTATCTGTGCGGCAGGCTTGtgatttaggaaaaaaggaagaccAAGCCCACAcctgatgaaggaaaaaataaaattattgttgtgaggaggaaaagagagttGGGGTCCATACAACCTTGCAAGTagactggagcaggggaaaCTGGCAGAAAAGATTAGAGCAGTAATACAGCAGACACAGGAAGTGCTTCCAGTGTGCCTGGGCTGATCCTTCTTAGTGCAATCATCCACAAGGACcctagttccaacccctgctTTTTTCATCCACATTTGTAGATTCACCTCTataaaaaaaagctaaaattacTTCTTTGCTATGTTTTACTTCTGTTCTACCTTACATGTGACAGTTCACCATGCATAACTGAGGGACTTCTCCAAAAACTGCAGTAAGTTTCCAGACAACTCTTGCTAACTTCATCACAATTTTTCCCCTTACTCTGGAAAGTAGAaagggcttttattttttagacaTGTGTCTGGTCTTATTGCAGGATTGTTGATCCACCAATGCAGTCAGGGCCACAAAACTTTGGGACCAGCTCAGAACACATAAATAGTAGTTAGTGCCATTCTTAAATCACAGTCTCTCTGCATCCCACTGCCACTGGACCATGCCAAGAGACTTCTAGATATGGTGCCTCAAGCAAACCATATTCAGCTTGCAAAAAGTCTAGAGAAAAAAGTAATCTTTCTGTTTCCAAAGTTTCTCATGCAGGCGAATAATTTCTGCAATTGCAGAGCTACTCTGGACACACATATAAAgatatttatcttcattttaataTACATTCAAATAACTTCTGTGTAATGCTCATAAACATAAGATCTTTTGACTTCAACTGTGctgcacaaagagaagcaaCTTACCTTGGAGATTAAGTAAATATCACTACTTATAGCAGAATGGTGGGATGGGAAAATGAAGCAGCCTTTGCTAGAAAATATGTGGCCCATTCACTCAGCAGTTCTTCAGAGGGATATGAGTATTCACAGCACTATGTCAAGTCTTTCCCTGATTGATACTTAATTTTGAGTACATCCTCGTAGCTTAAAGAAATAGTTTCAATCAGAGTCCAAGGGATTTACTATCTTGTGGGGGTTTTACATGTGTGAAAGagttctgtgttgtttttttcttgagggAATGAACTGCCtcatttttctgagtttttgcTCCCTTTCAGTTTACAGATTATAAAAATTTATCAGCTGCAGTGTGGACCTTCCTCTGGAAATGTTTATcttcagatttaatttttctccattGCATATGTCTATGTCTTAGCAGGTTTACCTTTCACCTCCTACAGTGGAAAATTATAACAACAAATCTGAAAGGCAACCCACTCTCTTGCTAGCTCTAGCTCTCCTAGAGGACTCTTGAAAATTCTCCCATAGTCAAGTCACAAGACataaaaaatacaacacaaGAAGAAGCCCTCTGGCTTTGAGTCACCCACCATCTATATATTTCCAAAACTAGATTAAAATTCCCAGAGGGTTCTGCTAAAATGTAACTGGCATTGCATAGCACAAAATCCAGTGTGAAGAATGTTTGCTCTCTATATAGCCAATAGCAACCGAAGTTTTCTGCCTTGCATGCTATTTCCTCACCTGTTTTAGAGCGGCCTGAGGCAATGTCATGttttcacaggaaagaaaaaaaaaagttctcaaaaaaggaacattaataacttcttttttaactttctggTTGGTTTTCTATTGCAATTCccagactgaaaaaaaccccgaacaaccaaaaccacagcaacattttctttcatgtattttGGTTAGTATTTGTTAGAAGCTGAGATCTTTTCAGACTGACTTTCCCGCTGAAAAGAAGCTGATTTGTTGCCATTGCTTCTTGATGGTTTGACTGATTCAGCCCTCCCCTTAATCCTGCTACAGATGAGTGTGATAAGAGACATCCCCCGGGGCCATGGGGATCTGCCCCAGGCTGGTAAGAattcctccctctgcccagcaTCTTCCCTCCCTGCAATGTGCTGTGCACAGCCATTAGGTTCCCCATCCTTTGGCACTCCTGACACCCGACTTCATGagtcccttccctcctccagtCCCCATACACTAGATTCCTGACCCAAATTCCCCCATACTTCCTCCCCCAgttccccagcctgctccaagcACCGCCATCTGCTCAGGCTTTACAGCTCTGAGGACACAAACAAAGAAGAAGGATTGGGAATTTTTTCTCCACAGGATGGTTCCCTTGTCACAATCATATTCCAGCTTTCTTACCCTATTCCTCACACTCACTCTGTGGGGAGAATTGCAGCAGGTGGAGGATGTCACCTAAAATAAAGCTCGTGTGACAACTCAAATagagcaaaacagagcagaTGATGtgttcatagaatcatttaggttgtaaaagacctttaagatcattgagttcaaccAGTAATCTGGCACTGCCAAGTCTGCTTTTAAACCACGTCCCCAAGTACCACAcctgcacatcttttaaataccttcagggatggtgactcaaccatCTCTCTCCccgggcaacctgttccaatgcctgacaaccCCTTCCCGAAAATTTTTTTCCGAATATACAATCTAATCTCCCatggcacaacttgaggccatttcctctggtcctgtcacttgtcacctgggaggagagagaggccTACCTCTACCTGGCTATAaactcctttcaggcagttgtagagagctATAATGTCCTCCCTGCAACTCCTTTTCCCCagactaaacaaccccagctcccacaggtCCACGTCTGCACCAAGAATGCACTAGGCAAGCTTTCACAGACCCTCAGCTCACCTTAGCCTCATGTCCTCgtcctccagctgtgccctcaggtggcctggggacacagcaggaccACAGGCCAGGGTGACAGGCCATGTGCCATACGATTCCGAACAACCCAGGCTGAAAACACCCAAATTTTGGGGCAGGTGGTaagcagcagaggctgatgTCAGAGCCCATGGGATTCCCCTGGTCTGGACCAGAGGCTGACCAGCATTTTGCAGACCCAACCTCAGGCAAGGCAGGGAGCCAAACCAAACCTGCTCAGAAagccttttgctttttgcaaaaGCCACGAAATGCTTTTCAGGGAGGCAGCAGAACCCCAATGTCTCTAAAACTGCAGGAGGGTTGTTATGTGTACCAAGGGGCACAGAATTAGACATGTGAATCTCTGTGTGACTACATCTCCTCTGCCatgtgctggattctgcacctgggacagggcaaCCCTGGGTGTTCATACAGTCTGGGGAATGAGAcactggaaagcagtgccatggaacAGGACCAGGGCAGCTGGTcgatggcaagttgaacatgagccagcagtgccctggcagctgggagggcCACCCGTGTCCTGGcgggcatcaggcacagcattgccagccaggcaagggagggaattgtcctgctctgctctggggaggcctcacctccagtgctggaggcagttctgggtgccacaatataagaaagacatGAAACTGTTAGGGAACATCCAAAGGAGGTCAACAGGGACGGTGAAGGGTGTggagaagctgtgtgaggagctgctcttcagccatcggtctgctcagcctggaggagactgtgGGGAGAGCTCACTGCAGCTACAGCTTCCTCGAGAGGGGAagagaggggcaggcactgatctctgctctgtagtgacagtgacagtgttAAAAATAGGTTtgaaactgttgtaaaatagttGATAGATCATTAAGCATGTACAATTAGTTTGGTTATTATATTGTAAAAGGGGTTAAAAGGTTAAAAGTTATAAGAAATATGGTACTCAATGTACCATAACATACCTAAGTAAAGTGCACCACCCCCAAGCGAAACGAGCCAGCCTGGACAGAACTGTAATGGGCCAACCAAGCGCCTTAAACCTTCATGCAAATTAAGGatccaaaaagaaaccaatccaaagggacaaaaaaaaaaaaaaaaaaccataaaaggGGGCTTCTGACCCACTGAATTCGTGCCGCTCCATCTGGGGCATCGGGGACATCGCTGCTGAAAAGAGGACCCAGCGCCGGCGTTGCAGCCTCGACGGGAGCGCTCCTGCTCGGCCCGCGGGCCCCCTTTAGGcctttattataataaatactgaaatcaCTTTAGTACCGGGAGCCTGTTCTCGTTTTTAACAACAGGACCGGAGAGAATGACCTGAAGCTGTGTCAAGGGAGGTGTAGGTTGGACATTAGAAAcaggttcttcacccagagggtggctgggcactggcacaggctcccCGGGGAAgtgggcacagcaccagcctgacagagcccaagaagcatttggacaacgcTCTCAGGCCCCTGGTGTGACTCTCGGgggtggtgctgtgcagggccaggaactgGACTCGATGATGCCTGCGAGTCCCTTCCACCTCAGGCCATCCCGTGACTCTGCGAGGGCGCTCCCGGCGCGCAGCCACACGCAGAGCTCCGCCTGCGCCGCTCGGGGCCCGCAGCCGCCCCAGAGCCCCTCAGGCACCGAGCCCCGCCCACCGAGCACGCGCCGCCGCCGTCCCGCTCCCCCGCTCGGTCACGTGCCCTGCGCCATGGCCGGCGCGCGGGGCGACGATGGCGGGGACGGGAGTGGGGACGGGAGCGGGAGTGGTGGGAGCGTGCTCCTCGTCCGTTCGTACATCTGCTCCTTCCCCGGCTGCGACGCCACCTTCAACAAGGCCTGGCGGCTGTCCGCCCACCTCTGCCGGCACACGGGCGAGGTGAGCCGCGCcggctgggagggagggggtCTGTGTGACCGAGGCGTGGGCGCCGCGCCGGGACCCCGCTGGGCACCGGGCAGGCCGCTTCGCCTCCTCGGGGGTGGCGCTCCCCCCGCGGGCTGCGCGCTGCGGCCGGGGGTCCCGCTGACGGCAGGATGGCCTCCCCGGGGCGGCCGAGCCCCCGCGGGGGTGGGTTTGCCCCTGCGACAGCTCCTCTCTTTCAGAGGCCGTATGTTTGCGATTATGAAGGCTGCGGCAAAGGGTTCACCAGGGACTTCCACCGCGCCCGGCACCTCCTCACGCACACCGGGGAAAAGCCGTTCGAGTAAGGCCCAAGTTTTTACTTCCTAAGCTGAAGTGCGGTTTTTCGTAAGGAAAGGAAGTCAAAACGGGGCAGTGGTAGAGAGCATGCATGCCTCTGGTGTCATGGGCACTGCCATAAGAGTGTGTACACGGGGTGCGATCAAACCCCCTGTTCCGGCCGTGATCTGTAACAAATGCTTAAAGGAATGGGCAGATCTCCCCCAAGAACACCTTATTAAAAGGCTAACTTAGTCTCTGGCTTTTAGTGCCTTCAAAGCAAACTTCTGTATTTGAGTTGTGAGTTTCAGTAATTCTTCTGTGTGTTGTTCTCGTACAATGATTTCTGTATATGCCTAGGGAACAAGTCACTGacagcagtaataaaaaatgcagctcATTTGCAGGTGCACAACTGATGGGTGCAATGAGAAATTTGGAACAAAATCAAACATGAAGAAGCACATTGAGCGCAAGCATCAGAATCAGCAAAAGCAATATGTGGTGAGTAATTACCTTTGCACTGTACAGTGGAGGCTAATAGCACAAGCTCTTTCTTGTGTATCTGGTAAAATACTTAAACATGTTAATATGTGGTACTTGTATAAGTTCAAATACCATAACTGGGATTTCAGCTTAGACGTGAACTGAACTGTCATTATTTGGCCTCTAATGGTAACTTAATTTCCTCAATAGTGTGACTTTGAAGGCTGTAACAAGTCTTTCAAGAAGCATCAACAACTTAAAGTTCATCAGTGTCACCACACCAATGAACCTCCCTTCAAGTACGTGGATAATTTTAATACTGAACTTTTAACACTTAAACACTGTAGATGAAAATAGGTGCATTTTCTCAACCTTTTCATTGATgtggcagtaaaaaaaaaaaaaaaaaagaagtcagttTGTAGTCCAGTTTGTAGTCAGGGCTGCAAGTATATTTCTTGTACTAGTCCTTTGCTCAGTGATCTGTTTTGAGCAACAGTCTTGGTGCTCTGTAACTTCAGCATTCCAGcagttttataaaaaataacacAGCACCCCCCACCACCTAGTTTTCAGTTCACAGTTTGAAATACAGACATAAGAGCTTGCttagtaattaaaaatgcagctaCCCTTATTTTTGAGTAAGAAGCAGTGACTTGGCTGACATTGAATGGTGAGTAGTACCTAGAAAAAGGGGAGAGACTTGGACACTGATCTTGGAAACTGTGCATTGCAGCTCCATTTGGGTAGCACATCACTAAAGATCTGCTAAAAGCAAAGTTCAGTCTTGTATTTCTTACAGGTGAGTCACACTTAACATGAGTGTTCATTTCACTTCAGTGAAATGCACTACTATGGTtggatgacagaaaaaaatgtcagtgctCCGCTGGTTCTGTGCAAGCCACTTTAACCTTCCACTTTCTGTTCTTCTATGTTTGAAGAGCCTGCTGTGTGGGGATGATACAAGGCTTGACTCTTCAGCTAAAGCCCAACTTACTGTATATTTGAAAATCATACTATAGTTCTAACTCTCAAAGTCATCCAAGTCTATTAAAAAACTACTATGTAATTTACTTTTACAAGAtgaggacacacacacagagatctGTAGGCAAAGGGAAACTTGgattattttgttaattttaaattgtccCTGACTTAACAAAAAATACGTAGATAGggtgacagaaataaaactacTGTTATTTTGTACCTAGATGTAATAAAGAAGGATGTGGAAAGTGTTTCTCTACTCCAAGTCGACTAAAGAGGCATGAGAAGATACATGAAGgtaaaactggttttttttctttttaaggttaTGTTTCAGCAAAGGATAAAGAACTGCTTCCAGTGCAGAGTATGCACAGATGCATGACAATCTGAAAGTGTTCTGGGCCTAGTGATCCAGACAAGACACTTACTTGGAATAGTAAAGTGGGATATAACTGCAGGGCATTGCAGTGTGCAGTTAGTGTGTCTGTGGGAgtctgagcagagctcaggatTCCTTCAGttatttcttctcctgaggTGCTTCCTTGCAAATAATCCATCTTTTGGAGATGGGCTGATGGTAAAGGCATTAGCCTAGTTGTCCAGAGCTAATTCAGTTGCTAATTCTGCCACAAATTTCCTATGGAGCCTTGGCAGAACCATATGTATTTTTAGTTGTTAATGAACCTACGTGAGAGGCTTTTAAGTGAAATCATCATAATGTGGCCATGTATGTTTGAGCTAATCCTGCTGCCCTCCTATCCATTCTTTCACTGACAGATAACCAGCTTTCCAGTGataggaaaaaaccaaaaccaaatcaaataaACCCAACAGACTAGGAAGAGTACCCAGAAGGCTATGATTTGTGCTGATTTGTACTGTAATTCCCTATTCCTAAGACAAGGACTTGTTCGCAGGTTTTTGAGCATCCCAGTCCTGGGATTTAAATAGTGTGGACTTTCTGTGGTTCCTGCCTGATAGAATGGTAAAATCTCTTTAGACTCTGGAATACTACTGTATGgtcagtatttctttttaatgtgcAGGACAAATATTTATATGGAAGCAATATATATTACTAGTTATTTTCACCTATTTGAGAGAAAGTGTATGGCTAGGAGTAAGTAGCTTTACTGAAGCAAGGAGAGAGAGTTTCACAAAATCATTTAGGTCAGAAAGGATCTCTGGAGGTCACCTGGTCCAGCTCCGTGTTCAAGGTGGGGCCAGTTAGACCAGGTTGTTGAGGACTACATCCGGTGTTGTTGAATGGTTCCAGGGCTAAGGCTTCCACAGCCTCACTGGACAACTGGTGTCAGTGATACAAGGTTTCTTACTTAAAACTGCTAGGATTTTCTCTTGTTCTAATTTGTTTTGATTGTTTATTGTCTCTTATCCCATTTCTGTGCAATATGGGAAGAAAtaaggaatttaattttaatttaatggcttttaattttcaaatgctgGAAGTGGAGTTCCCCCTTGTAAAACTGGACTGTTTGCCAGACCCTGTGATTGTAAACATATGTCCCATCCTACAGGCTATGCATGCAAGAAGGAAAACTGCTCATATATCGGAAAAACTTGGACAGAGCTTCTGAAACATAATAAAGTCAGTCATGCAGGTAAATTCCAAATGCATTAGTAAACTTACGATACAGATAGGAAACCAACTGCTAATCTGGAGTCCAGTCCTTGCTGTACTCATTTCATCAACTTGTCAGTGTGTCCCAAACTTATCTACTAACTTTATTGGTAAAGTGGCTGTTACTCCAGCTAGATCTTTGATAAAAGTGCTGCTTGATATACTAACTTAGGTTTGTGATTCAGTTAACAGAAAACTGTTTTATGTAGCATTTCAGATCTGGGTAATTCATACTGCATTGTCCTCCTGAAGTCTCTAAGTTCCTTGCATTTCATGTTGATTTTGGCATTGTTCTAATAGACCACTAGGGTTTGATTCTGAGCTGCTGTAAGAAGTTGTTTATTTATACTCTGCCTTTCTTTCTCCCACTTAAGAGCCAATAGTCTGCAGTGAATGTAACAAAACTTTTAAACGGAAGGATTACCTCAAGCAGCATCAAAAGACACATGCTGTGGAGAGGGAAGTCTGCCGCTGCCCCAGAGAAGGATGTGGAAGAACGTACACAACTTTATTTAACCTTCAAAGCCATATCCTCTCTTtccatgaggagaaaaaacctTTCTCTTGTGATTATCCAGGCTGTGGAAAAGTATTTGCAATGAAGGTacatggttttttttaactattcTGATCTGAATCCCATTAtctaaaattataaatttaactcttttttttttcccctcctcctctttgtaactgcagcagagcctAGCAAGGCATGCAGTTGTACATGATcctgaaaagagaaagctgaaCTTGAAAGTAAGTTACACTCTTGGAAAAGTCTTCTCATCTCTACCCTGTcactgcagaggagggagggtATACTTTACCTGTTTTAGAATGTGACTTCGAGCAGGAAAACAGTTCAAATATCTAGATAATTTTTGAGATTCTTAGTTTATGAAGCTCCTTTAGCTAATGCAGTCCTGGCATCtactttgatttcttttttcccccaccacaACAGTAGTCTTTGCTATACAGACACGTTAAGTTTACTAATTCTGCATCTATTTCTGCCAGGCAAAGCGTTCTCGTCCCAAGAGGAGCTTAGCCTCTCGTCTCAGTGGCTACATTCCTCCTAAAATGCAGCCAGGAAAGGATGAGGCTGTGATGGAAAGCAAGACAGCAGATAAGCTCGTGGAAAATGGAATACCAGCTGTTGAAATTCAGACTCTGTAGCAAACATTAAGCAAGTCAGTGTTCTTCATGGAATGACCAGTGCAAAGCTCAACAATAACTTTATCtaaagttcattttttaaattttattttttaaataaatatatattgtttACACCACTTCAGAATGTCATTGATGCAACTCATTTGACTTCAGATcttcattttcatctttctttacTGTACTGTTTTTCTTGATTTCCATCTTCTGGTGTTCTTTCAACTCTTTGTCAGACATGTGCCTGAAAACACAGGTACACACTCCTTCTCTAGCAACTTTTGGCTTGGAAAGATAGGTTGCTTTCTCAGACACAGTCTCCAAAATTTGATCAAAAAGCATAAActaaaaaggaggagaaaaatggaaCTAAATGAATGCACAGATacaggcagaaaaatatttcaagctgCTCTGTAATAACATGATCTGCTTAATGTAGCTATTAGCTGAACCAAGGTAGTTGCTAGTCCTAGTTTGAGCACTTCAGCTTGTCCTTTCCTAACTAGTCTTTACCCATAAGCAGGTTTAGGCAAGTCACTAGAGTGGATTCCGCCATTTCCTAACATTTAGGCTGTACTGCTCACTCACAGTGTTTTGCTCTTTAAAGGTGTCCATTAGAATGGTCTGCATCTGACACCCTCCACCCTCCTCATCCTCTAGATTCAGATACATTATTATATgaggctttttttcttaaggGGTAGTACTTTTCTAAGGTTAGCAGGACCTGGTAGTATTGAACTGCGTGACAGTGCATTCATGTAACACACTGAACTCCTAACCTCATTATTAAGCCTTCAAGGACAATGTAAATCAGGACTGTATCATGAAATGTTCTGTTTCCTCCCATCATCAGTTCTTCCTGTAACTCCTTCCCTGTGAATTTAACTTCCTATAaaaagttttgttatttttggaTGAAATGCTATCACAGTTTTCCCCAGCAATTTAGTTGAGACAATTGTCAAGAACACCTAATTCCCTACAGACATTacgaggagaaaaaaaagtcttacacagaatatttataaaaaaatctgtttttgtGAATGACAGGAAGTTTCAAAGCCCTGCAATTATACTGGGAAGTTGCCATCAGCTGCTTAACATTTTAAGCAGTGTTCACTTTGCTAGTCTTGGAACACCATTCCAATAGTTTTTCATGTAGGAATGGACAACTAACCTTAGCCAAAGTTGCATAAATGCACCTCCAGAAGAACTGTTGGTGAAATAATCCAGCtaaaatacagactttttttttttaaaccacactGGTAAAGTTTTCAGAGTGGGTGAGCTGGCTAAAGCCATAGATCAGAGAATTTCACCAGCCAAATTAATAAGGTGGTGCTGCACAGGAGTAGGAGCTGCTTAGACTCTGCTGTCCAAGCCAGTACTGCAGCTGGATTCTTAAGGAAGCATGGTATTTGAACTGTCTCTCTGGGACTACTTTTCTTCACCAGTGTTTGAGCAGAAGCAGCTTAAGGCAGGCACCCATTTCTTGCATGGACCTAGATCTCCACTGAGATACTAAAAACTGTGGCAGTACCCAATGAGGAAGGTCACTACAGCTGCAGCTGTTTAATGACATTGGCTGGTCCAGCTTCCAGGAGTACACTTACCATGTCTGTACTGCTGCCTTTTGCTTGCCGAATGGTAACTTTAACGTGGTGTCTCTTTTCAATCCACTGTGCTATCTGTTTAGTCTTGGTCTCTAAGTCGTTCTTGGCAATAGCTGAAGAAAAGGATAACTCCTTCTGAACCACCCCTGTTTAAAATAGAACTGAAAGTCTGTTGGCTTAACATTTGACAAACCTGTACTAGTTGCTCTCTTTTATCAGCTTATGGTGCTTTGTCTGCTTGACTCCCTCCTCCCTACCTGGTTTCTCAAAGCACCCTGATCTCATTGTCTCAGCATGCACCACTCTCACCAGAGAGGGTGGCCACTTGATACTCTCACACTCACCACCGCAAATGGGAGACTGAGAGCATGTCTGAGGCACACAGGGAAAATCTCTTCAGGGTCAGAAAGCTTAAGGTATTTTAATTACAGTCTTGTTCATATGATCCACAATGTAGGTCTAACAAACAGGTAAGCACTGGATCTGGAATTAAAGACTTAGTGTGCAAATTCCTGTGTTCTGCACATAGGACAGCTGAAGATAAAAGCTCTGACGTTAGATAGCTCTTCATCTCAAGCCCATTTTATTGAATGAAGTGCAATATTCAACTGGAAGTACGACAATGCCTTGTAATATATTTGAACAATCTACAGTCTCTTCCTCCTTCCGGTTTCTCTAAAGCAGTTACCAtctgaataatatttttgtggtttcttgAACAGAACAACTACCACAATAACGCTCTCTTCTAAAATCAGAACTCTGCCCAAAGCACAGCTATCTTCGTTAGCCTGCGGATATGAGAGGATACAAGGTCACATGTCTTTTCTAAAACCTCTTTGCCAAACTCAGTTTGTTAAACTGCTGGAGCAGGCGgtcctaaggaaaaaaaaaaaaaaaaaaaaaaaaaaaaaaaaaaaaaaaaaaaaaaacccaaacaaaaaactgtaAAGTGTTAAATACTGAAACAGTTCTCTTACTCTGTACAAGAAAGGGCTCCAGACTTTGTCTTCCTAGCAGCAAATGGAAAAGAGAGTGTTTCATGACTACTGGTGACAAACTATATCATTATATTGGTGTACTGGTCCTTAGTTTGCAAAAACTGCCTGTCACTCTATGCCTTAGTAAAAGAACACAAATTCAGTGAGTCTCATGGAACCAGAGCCTAGTTATATTCACTCATATGAAGACATATTTTTAACAAGTCAGCAGATGCCAAAATAGCAAATCCTGAGAGGGCAATAGAAGGCTTCTCTGTGGAAGACTGGACTAatccaaaattttattttcaccacTGCAAATCCTTAACAGCGTGGACTGCAGTGACATTGCTTTGGATTTACACAAATACAAGTAAGAGGATTTAATCTGTTGAAACCACTTTTAATGCATCATTTTTCAAAGTCCTCAGTGTTGTAGTGTATATAGTGCACATACCTGGCTTTGgacttgcttttttcttctccgCACGTTTAAGCTGTTCTTCATGAATCTGCTGCCCAGTCATTAGTCTGTAAACTGGAGGTTCTACGTTCTCACGAAGCAGAACCAGTTTCAGGCCATGTTCATCCATAAGTCTGAGTGCCTCTGCTCGGTGCATGTTTCCTAAGCTCTCCCCATCCTGGTTGATTACGTGCAAAATACGATAGGGAATTCTTCGCCCAACGCTTCCAAATGCTGCTTTACTTTTTGGTTGTGTGTGAGATTTTCCATCTGTACAAAATGGTTGAGTAAGCCCAAACACAGCTGACTTCCTAGGGTCAGGTACCACTATCCAGAATGGAGAAAAGAGCCACTTCTGTGCTGTCTGCGTCAGAAGAGTACCAAAGAACCTTTTTGGATATCTGCTCTCATTTCTGGTTGCTtgacataaatatttcattgtgCACAAGGCAGTCAttctgaggaagaggaaaaaacaagtTACCCCATCGGTCAGATTCTTCTAGTTATATTAGAAAGACTTGACTTCCGTTCAGTAAACTCTAGTGTTTGTAACTACTCTTTTAAAATGATAAATGGTGCTGATATACAGAATCATCAATCAACAGTCATTTTACAGTAACAAAGGGATTTAAGCCAGAGAGAAAATCTGACAAATGAGCAAAATGTATGAGTTGATGTTACCTTCTGTATCTTAAAATCTGAGCCTGAACTCCTTTAAAGAATCCAATACTTCCAGTTCCTTTCTCctcacttttaaattttaatctaAATAGTTACAGGCATCTATCCTGACAGGGTACTCACGAGGCTATAAACTTTCAAACATGCTTCCAAATACACCTGTGCTTGAAGACTACTCAAACTCATCTTTGAGACATTTATTccattggatttttttccccattcttccCTGGTTCATGAAATCCCCCTGGCAATTTTTCTGAAGCTGCccattatttgcattttgtcCAGACCTTCAGAAATCGTCCGTTTTCTAACAGCTgcaaaaaactttgaaaattaagagaaaatttTGAGTATTCTGTGCAGTTTTCCTATTTTA encodes:
- the GTF3A gene encoding transcription factor IIIA isoform X1; the encoded protein is MMPASPFHLRPSRDSARALPARSHTQSSACAARGPQPPQSPSGTEPRPPSTRRRRPAPPLGHVPCAMAGARGDDGGDGSGDGSGSGGSVLLVRSYICSFPGCDATFNKAWRLSAHLCRHTGERPYVCDYEGCGKGFTRDFHRARHLLTHTGEKPFECTTDGCNEKFGTKSNMKKHIERKHQNQQKQYVCDFEGCNKSFKKHQQLKVHQCHHTNEPPFKCNKEGCGKCFSTPSRLKRHEKIHEGYACKKENCSYIGKTWTELLKHNKVSHAEPIVCSECNKTFKRKDYLKQHQKTHAVEREVCRCPREGCGRTYTTLFNLQSHILSFHEEKKPFSCDYPGCGKVFAMKQSLARHAVVHDPEKRKLNLKAKRSRPKRSLASRLSGYIPPKMQPGKDEAVMESKTADKLVENGIPAVEIQTL
- the GTF3A gene encoding transcription factor IIIA isoform X2, with the translated sequence MMPASPFHLRPSRDSARALPARSHTQSSACAARGPQPPQSPSGTEPRPPSTRRRRPAPPLGHVPCAMAGARGDDGGDGSGDGSGSGGSVLLVRSYICSFPGCDATFNKAWRLSAHLCRHTGERPYVCDYEGCGKGFTRDFHRARHLLTHTGEKPFECTTDGCNEKFGTKSNMKKHIERKHQNQQKQYVCDFEGCNKSFKKHQQLKVHQCHHTNEPPFKCNKEGCGKCFSTPSRLKRHEKIHEGYACKKENCSYIGKTWTELLKHNKVSHAEPIVCSECNKTFKRKDYLKQHQKTHAVEREVCRCPREGCGRTYTTLFNLQSHILSFHEEKKPFSCDYPGCGKVFAMKSLARHAVVHDPEKRKLNLKAKRSRPKRSLASRLSGYIPPKMQPGKDEAVMESKTADKLVENGIPAVEIQTL
- the MTIF3 gene encoding translation initiation factor IF-3, mitochondrial; the encoded protein is MTALCTMKYLCQATRNESRYPKRFFGTLLTQTAQKWLFSPFWIVVPDPRKSAVFGLTQPFCTDGKSHTQPKSKAAFGSVGRRIPYRILHVINQDGESLGNMHRAEALRLMDEHGLKLVLLRENVEPPVYRLMTGQQIHEEQLKRAEKKKASPKPGVVQKELSFSSAIAKNDLETKTKQIAQWIEKRHHVKVTIRQAKGSSTDMFMLFDQILETVSEKATYLSKPKVAREGVCTCVFRHMSDKELKEHQKMEIKKNSTVKKDENEDLKSNELHQ